The following coding sequences lie in one Eriocheir sinensis breed Jianghai 21 chromosome 19, ASM2467909v1, whole genome shotgun sequence genomic window:
- the LOC127000797 gene encoding mediator of RNA polymerase II transcription subunit 29-like — protein MMQQTQHGGTMTGMGSQQNQQNQQTQQDQQAQQQAQQQQSQTQTTQQQTQQSQAQQTQQNQQQQTAQQQQQQQQQQQQQQQEVKLDSISRVKGHYGQMKDALMEALSCVATNVGNNNQVDQGNRNAGEIQHAKFEESIEKFYTLCDQMELNLRTAIDSQLQAKASQLNTPNPINIPPVEVQKYSHYLATVRNQVVFAKDIHTALVDAARMATNTSTVASSSSAITAAASTTTMDAAN, from the exons ATGATGCAGCAAACCCAGCACGGCGGGACCATGACTGGGATGG gctcgcAACAAAACCAACAAAACCAGCAAACGCAACAAGACCAACAGGCGCAGCAGCAGGCACAGCAGCAACAGTCCCAGACACAAACAACGCAGCAGCAGACGCAGCAGTCACAGGCCCAACAAACGCAGCAGAATCAGCAGCAACAGACAgcccagcagcaacaacagcaacagcaacaacagcagcagcagcaacaggaggTTAAGCTGGACAGTATAAGTCGAGTCAAGGGTCACTATGGGCAGATGAAGGACGCTttgatg GAAGCCCTCAGCTGTGTGGCAACAAATGTGGGAAATAACAACCAAGTGGATCAAGGAAATAG GAACGCTGGTGAGATCCAACACGCAAAGTTTGAGGAGAGCATCGAGAAGTTCTACACTCTATGCGACCAGATGGAGCTGAACCTT CGCACAGCCATCGACAGCCAACTCCAGGCCAAGGCATCGCAGCTTAACACCCCAAACCCCATCAACATTCCGCCCGTCGAGGTGCAAAAGTACAGCCACTACCTAGCCACAGTGAGGAACCAGGTGGTGTTCGCTAAGGACATTCACACGGCCCTGGTGGATGCTGCACGAATggccaccaacaccagcaccgtggcctcctcctcctccgctatcaCCGCTGCAGCTTCTACGACAACTATGGACGCTGCCAATTGA
- the LOC127000799 gene encoding elongation factor 1-alpha-like — protein MGKEKIHISIVVVGHVDSGKSTTTGHLIYKCGGIDKRTIEKFEKESSEMGKGSFKYAWVLDKLKAERERGITIDIALWKFETNRFYVTIIDAPGHRDFIKNMITGTSQADCAVLIVAAGTGEFEAGISKNGQTREHVLLCFTLGVKQLIVAVNKMDSTEPKYSEARFNEIKKELTAYVKKVGYNPTIVPILPISGFNGDNMLERSDNMPWWTKAKIERKSGSYEFTTLFDALDNIEPPSRPVDKPLRLPLQDVYKIGGIGTVPVGRVETGILKPGMVVNFAPTGPTTEVKSVEMHHEALTEAVPGDNVGFNVKNVAVKDLKRGFVASDSKNDPAREAGDFTAQVIVLNHPGQIQAGYSPVLDCHTAHIACKFAELIQKIDRRTGKEIEANPKHIKSGDSCIVKMVPSKPMCVETFQKYAPLGRFAVRDMKQTVAVGVIKEVNKKEGGGKTTKAAEKALKKK, from the exons ATGGGCAAGGAGAAGATCCACATTTCCATCGTGGTGGTGGGCCACGTAGATTCTGGGAAATCAACCACCACCGGCCACCTCATCTACAAGTGTGGCGGCATTGACAAGAGAACCATTGAGAAGTTCGAGAAGGAGTCCTCCGAGATGGGCAAGGGCTCTTTCAAGTACGCGTGGGTGCTGGACAAGCTGAAGGCCGAGCGTGAGCGTGGCATCACCATCGACATCGCTCTGTGGAAGTTCGAGACCAACAGGTTCTACGTGACCATCATCGACGCCCCCGGCCATCGTGACTTCATCAAGAACATGATCACGGGCACGTCCCAGGCTGACTGCGCCGTGCTGATCGTGGCAGCCGGTACGGGAGAGTTCGAGGCCGGCATCTCCAAGAACGGGCAGACCCGCGAGCACGTGCTGCTGTGCTTCACGCTGGGAGTCAAGCAGCTCATCGTGGCTGTCAACAAGATGGACAGCACTGAGCCCAAGTACTCCGAGGCCAGGTTCAACGAGATCAAGAAGGAACTCACCGCCTACGTCAAGAAGGTCGGCTACAACCCAACTATCGTGCCCATCCTGCCCATCTCCGGCTTCAACGGCGACAACATGCTCGAGAGGTCTGACAACATGCCCTGGTGGACGAAGGCCAAGATTGAGCGCAAGAGTGGCTCCTACGAGTTCACTACTCTCTTCGACGCCCTCGACAACATCGAACCACCAAGCAGACCCGTCGACAAGCCCCTCCGCCTTCCCCTCCAG GACGTGTACAAGATCGGCGGCATTGGCACAGTGCCCGTGGGCCGTGTGGAGACTGGCATCCTGAAGCCCGGCATGGTGGTGAACTTTGCCCCCACCGGCCCCACCACTGAGGTGAAGTCTGTGGAGATGCACCACGAGGCGCTGACCGAGGCTGTGCCCGGCGACAACGTTGGCTTCAACGTGAAGAACGTGGCCGTCAAGGACCTGAAGCGTGGCTTTGTGGCCTCTGACTCCAAGAACGACCCTGCCAGGGAGGCTGGTGACTTCACCGCCCAGGTGATCGTGCTGAACCACCCCGGCCAGATCCAGGCTGGCTACTCACCAGTGCTGGATTGCCACACTGCTCACATTGCCTGCAAGTTCGCTGAGCTTATCCAGAAGATCGACAGGCGTACCGGCAAGGAGATCGAGGCCAACCCCAAGCACATCAAGTCTGGCGACTCGTGCATCGTGAAGATGGTTCCCAGCAAGCCCATGTGCGTGGAGACCTTCCAGAAGTACGCTCCTCTGGGCCGCTTCGCCGTGCGTGACATGAAGCAGACCGTGGCCGTGGGTGTCATCAAGGAGGTGAACAAGAAGGAAGGCGGCGGCAAGACCACCAAGGCTGCTGAGAAGGCCCTCAAGAAGAAGTAG